Within Anopheles ziemanni chromosome 2, idAnoZiCoDA_A2_x.2, whole genome shotgun sequence, the genomic segment CAGCACCtagcaaaatttaaaactgaaaactaATACTGAAATCAAAAACTCTtcagttttaaatttatttctacccggatgaaatcgggttaatctgCTAGTATAGATATATAATtagcagtggcgtctcgtgagaaaatgagatggttgtgcaccttcaaaaaaaaaacaaataccttCTTAGATAAACCATATAACGTGGTTTATTATAACCAGACCGACACGACACACGACGACGAATTTGGTCAGGATGTTAAGTGAATGAATAGTTTGAGGAACCGTAAATGGTCTATTtagttctgcaatctttaattgctactaaatGAATCTACCtgaaaaacgagtttaacAGCTCATCTACGATGTCCTACTCAAtgtcgatgcacaaattgactggtaatttcacgctaaaaagaacaattgcatgaataatctttcgaatgaaagtGTGTGCACCAGCAGTATTGCCCGCTCCAGCGTGAATGCttagatattttttaattagctttaaattgttagctatatttgcgtgtttgtttcctcgattttattccaaagttttattttcttccaaatttacttcgcgaacgtcaatatctactcgataaatatatccgcggttagtcaatgtctgtgaatcaaattcttatttggcaagcCAGACTCACCTCGAGTCCGGCCTGAGTACAATCtaatgtgcacaggaaaggcacctatacatcgacaatttcacatggacgcattcaacacatgcactggagaactaatgtgtacatatacgatAGGCTAGTGCACTGACAGAAGTGCCCACccgtaaacaaaactgatcgactttccaactggattttgactcttgctaataagaaaactagcgcTTCTTGACCGTTCGTAATGAGAATGGTATTATGCGACTGTGGTTAAgagaactgttcttatttgattaaagatgctcgtttgtggcagcggtgcaccagcagaagtgcccagcACAACGTTGTAAAGCGTTAAATAGATTTTGAACGCAACTATTACGGGAGTAAATTACAAtaccataaataaacaaataattttgtgattcgtttcataaattcatgactgtgcagtgcacaggttgctcaggtggacgagacgccactgataATTAGCTTTCAGTGACTGGTTCACACAGGTGAAAACGTTTTTGatcttacatttttatttattttattatattcaTTTTATTGCTCTAGCCCATGGCCTACTACTGCTACTCTGAGTCCAATGATGAAATCACCGTGGTCGACCGTGGTCGACGCTGGTCGAGGCAGCGGCAGACGGGGAACGTTTACGACGATCGGTACGGCCCTTGTCAGGCTTGGCGGTACAGAAATCGATGCGTACCTTGCGCCCATCCAGCACGGTGCCATTGAGACTGCGCTGAGCCTGCCAAGCGTCGTTCGCGTACTTGAAGTATATGAAGGAATATCCGCGTGACACGTTCGTCTTCGCATCGTAGATCAGCTTGATGTAATTGATAGGACCGTAATACGAAAAAAGGCCCATTAAGTCTTTCTTCATCGTATTCGGGCTCATGCCGAAAATGCCCAGACAGCCGGGCATGATGCGGTTTATCTCAAAGGTTCTCCGGTTCAATATGACATACACTGAACGCCGCTTCCGTTACCACCTATCGTCTTTCGCGACTCGCGACTGCTCGAGATTTCGTTGTCCAGCAAGACCCTTCTTACGCCTACTTTGGTTTTAGACTGAACTTTGAGATGTTAAAAAACTGTCCGAGAGGTCGAAATCCGGCGCCAAAATATGCTCCAGTTATGCTTTCCTGCTCTGTGTGCAACGATTGTCAATTAGACAGAAAGAGAAGCCATCAGAAAGAAACCGAACGGTGAGCGTGAACAGCGCCGGGCAGCCGTGAGATAGCCTGTGTCGGATAGCTTACCCAAGCGCCACAAGCTTCGGGTCGAGatagggaattcaatgggcaagagcgagatggtgatagccttgtctcttttacaccaacgcagaaattctcccgtcccgccaccgccagaaatctctccttaccgcgcccatctgttgccgcggcagccgatccgaagtgaaaaatcgatttttgtgattggctagccgaatcctcatgtgtgaagtcatcaaagtgcgcatgcgcaagTTGCAtgtacgaagtttaaatgccctgcgcgatcgggtcttcgaagacccagcgcgagcgatcgaaaacccagcgcgagcaatcgtagaccagtcgaatacccagcgcggtcgaatacggacgtacgggtacccgcacgggtatacccagcgcggtcgaatacgtacgtacgggtacccgtacgagtatacccagcgcgagcggttCATTCTTACGTACGCAGCGctagcgatcgctaaatgaagagcaaaaaccgaaacgcggtggccatatgaattcgctccgcgagaggtttaaatggctagagcgggttgagcgcgaacgatgcattcccatacagtccatacaaacgactacgcagtagatatatattgggcctttagcacaccgttctcaacaaagagcgacggtcttgcggtaggtgtGCAGAggccggagtggaaacaacgcggttcgattccgcgtaacagctcgagacatgagaatgtgtagaaggaagagaagagaaaaagagcaaaggccccgaaaggggcctccatttttcgtttttgccgcggcaacttcggttttgcttcggtttagGTGTCGCGATAAATCTGAAAACGAAGTAAAAGTCATCATGCGTACGAAACGCGTTTTACATGGCGCGGTGGTGCTCGGGTTACTTGCAAGTAAAA encodes:
- the LOC131293955 gene encoding transformer-2 protein homolog beta-like, whose protein sequence is MPGCLGIFGMSPNTMKKDLMGLFSYYGPINYIKLIYDAKTNVSRGYSFIYFKYANDAWQAQRSLNGTVLDGRKVRIDFCTAKPDKGRTDRRKRSPSAAASTSVDHGRPR